A genome region from Streptomyces antimycoticus includes the following:
- a CDS encoding acyl-CoA dehydrogenase family protein, translating into MPHTLHETDANQGSLREAADRIRLQAQAAAADSERERRLSPELIDALRDSGLMRCGAPETLGAAQAPPAVSLECAETIARGDAATGWCVSIALTSSLLAAYLPEKGAAETFGDPRAIAAGVWAPRAKARPVDGGVVVSGRWSFCSGITHADYFFGGCVLDDGRGDKDGAPTLRAVGIPAEQLRILDTWHTSGLRATGSHDAVAEEVFVPDHRVLALDGGPLIDAPLYRFPIYGYFALSIAAAALGNARGAIDDLMDLAGHKVATGSRRTLAEKATTQAAVGQAEAALRAARAFFYSAIDDAWQAACTADTVGLDLRTGLRLAAAHAARTSAEVVRAMYDLGGGSAVYESSPLQRRFRDATTATAHLQVSPATWETTGRILLGLPTHVAQL; encoded by the coding sequence ATGCCCCACACGCTTCACGAGACGGACGCGAATCAGGGAAGTCTCAGGGAGGCGGCGGACCGTATCCGTCTCCAGGCGCAGGCCGCGGCCGCGGACAGCGAACGGGAGCGCCGGCTGAGCCCGGAGCTGATCGATGCGCTCCGTGACTCAGGGCTGATGCGCTGCGGAGCGCCCGAGACTCTCGGAGCCGCACAGGCCCCGCCCGCCGTCTCCCTCGAATGCGCCGAGACGATCGCGCGCGGCGACGCCGCCACCGGCTGGTGCGTCTCGATCGCTCTCACCAGCAGCCTGCTCGCGGCATACCTTCCGGAGAAGGGTGCCGCCGAGACCTTCGGTGACCCACGGGCGATCGCGGCGGGCGTGTGGGCGCCGCGGGCGAAGGCCCGCCCGGTCGACGGAGGCGTGGTCGTCTCCGGCCGCTGGTCGTTCTGCAGCGGGATCACGCACGCGGACTACTTCTTCGGCGGCTGCGTCCTGGACGACGGCCGTGGCGACAAGGACGGTGCGCCGACGCTCCGCGCGGTCGGGATCCCGGCCGAACAGCTACGGATACTCGACACCTGGCACACGTCCGGCCTTCGCGCGACGGGCAGCCATGACGCCGTCGCCGAGGAGGTGTTCGTCCCCGACCACCGCGTACTGGCCCTGGACGGCGGTCCGCTGATCGACGCTCCGCTGTACCGCTTTCCGATCTACGGGTACTTCGCGCTGTCCATCGCCGCCGCCGCGCTGGGCAACGCACGCGGGGCGATCGATGACCTCATGGACCTCGCGGGCCACAAGGTGGCCACCGGCTCGCGGCGAACCCTGGCGGAGAAGGCGACCACGCAGGCCGCCGTGGGACAGGCGGAGGCCGCCTTGCGCGCCGCGCGCGCCTTCTTCTACTCCGCCATCGACGACGCCTGGCAGGCGGCGTGCACCGCCGACACAGTAGGGCTCGACCTTCGCACCGGGTTGCGGCTGGCAGCGGCCCACGCCGCTCGCACATCGGCGGAGGTCGTCCGCGCCATGTACGACCTCGGCGGCGGATCGGCGGTCTACGAAAGCTCGCCGCTCCAGCGCCGCTTCCGGGACGCGACCACCGCCACCGCCCACCTCCAGGTGAGCCCGGCCACCTGGGAGACCACCGGCCGCATCCTGCTCGGCCTCCCGACGCACGTGGCGCAGCTGTGA
- a CDS encoding LLM class F420-dependent oxidoreductase has translation MRRRSLGVVLPYWLDRPDLEALGIAHQASACGFERLWLGEMATFDVFALATAVANSTSIPRLTVGPLAVGVRSPVAIAMGAASVATLTGTHVDVALGASSPHIVSDWHDRSWSGNPQRTRESVAVLRELLGGGRAAFSGRHIRTRGFRLRRPQPDSTISVAAFGPRMTRVAAETADEVVLNLVAPEHIAQVRASIDAFAEARGLPAPRLAVWVTCSVEPRPDTYHQLASQLAVYLRPPGYGEMFTELGFGSLVRTARSTAGRHTLVPEIPPELPAAVGAIGSGPEVLRRIESYFNAGADHIGLVPTTADDSDGAQTLAFIREHLPDLVSGPIGAKRPADGDGIRSLGDGHP, from the coding sequence GTGAGGCGGCGATCGCTCGGGGTGGTACTTCCGTACTGGCTGGACCGGCCCGACCTGGAAGCGCTCGGGATCGCCCATCAGGCGAGTGCCTGCGGCTTCGAGCGGCTGTGGCTCGGCGAGATGGCCACCTTCGACGTGTTCGCCCTCGCCACCGCCGTCGCCAACAGCACCTCGATCCCCCGGCTGACGGTCGGCCCCCTCGCGGTCGGTGTGCGCTCCCCCGTCGCCATCGCCATGGGGGCCGCCAGCGTCGCAACGCTGACGGGCACACATGTGGATGTGGCACTGGGAGCGTCCAGCCCGCACATCGTCTCCGACTGGCACGACCGCAGCTGGAGCGGCAACCCGCAGCGCACCAGGGAATCGGTCGCGGTGCTGCGTGAACTCCTCGGTGGAGGGCGCGCCGCCTTTTCCGGACGGCACATCCGCACACGGGGCTTCCGGCTCCGCCGGCCACAACCGGACTCCACGATCAGCGTCGCGGCGTTCGGGCCACGTATGACGCGCGTCGCGGCGGAGACCGCGGACGAGGTCGTGCTGAACCTGGTGGCGCCGGAACACATCGCCCAGGTCCGCGCGTCGATCGACGCCTTCGCCGAAGCCCGCGGGCTGCCCGCACCACGGCTCGCGGTGTGGGTCACCTGTTCCGTCGAGCCGCGCCCGGACACTTACCACCAGCTCGCCTCGCAGCTGGCCGTCTACCTCCGCCCACCGGGATACGGCGAGATGTTCACCGAACTGGGCTTCGGCAGCCTCGTCCGCACGGCACGTTCCACCGCCGGCCGCCATACGCTCGTCCCAGAGATTCCCCCCGAGCTTCCGGCCGCCGTCGGCGCGATCGGCTCGGGACCTGAAGTACTGCGACGTATCGAAAGCTACTTCAACGCCGGCGCCGACCACATCGGGCTGGTGCCCACGACGGCGGACGACTCCGACGGCGCTCAGACCTTGGCTTTCATCAGGGAACACCTCCCGGACCTCGTCTCGGGGCCGATCGGGGCGAAGCGGCCGGCCGACGGAGACGGGATACGATCGCTCGGTGACGGACACCCCTGA
- a CDS encoding winged helix-turn-helix transcriptional regulator produces the protein MTDTPDAQPTDSRGDDSVTRTLNLVGERWTMLILREAFFGVHRYGQFAQNLGIPRPTLSNRLGKLVDVGLLIRERYAGGPIRSDYEYRLTQAGLDLFPAIQILMEWGNTYLPDEPAGSGSKVAWTHEVCGSPTHPRLTCDQCGEPVTAHNVHLTGDTP, from the coding sequence GTGACGGACACCCCTGACGCGCAGCCCACGGATTCGCGCGGCGACGACTCGGTCACGCGGACCCTCAACCTGGTCGGCGAGCGATGGACGATGCTGATCCTCCGTGAAGCGTTCTTCGGCGTGCACCGTTACGGGCAATTCGCCCAGAATCTGGGCATTCCACGCCCCACTCTGTCGAACCGGCTCGGCAAGCTCGTCGACGTCGGCCTGCTGATCCGGGAGCGCTACGCGGGTGGTCCGATCCGCAGCGACTACGAATACCGCCTCACCCAGGCCGGCCTCGATCTCTTCCCGGCGATCCAGATCTTGATGGAATGGGGCAATACCTACCTCCCGGACGAGCCGGCGGGCAGCGGATCCAAGGTGGCCTGGACGCACGAGGTGTGCGGATCGCCCACACATCCGAGGCTGACCTGCGACCAATGCGGCGAACCGGTCACCGCGCACAATGTGCACCTCACGGGCGATACGCCGTGA
- a CDS encoding SDR family oxidoreductase has protein sequence MPRKTIDITVPDLSGRRAVVTGASDGIGIGIATRLAAAGAEVLLPVRNPRKGEAALTTIRRTIPQANASLRELDLSSPASVAALGTTLREEGRPIHILINNAGVMTPPDRQTTADGFELQFGTNHLGHFALVAHLLPLLRAGHARVTSQVSVAANQGAINWDDLNWERSYNGMKAYSQSKIAFGLFGLELDRRSRAHGWGITSNLSHPGVAPTNLLAARPEVGRDQDSRNVRMIRALSARGILVGTVHTAQLPALYAATSPDAVRGGLYGPRGPGHLGGPPGEQKLYSRLRSAEEAHRVWQVSEELTQVPFLSS, from the coding sequence ATGCCACGCAAAACCATCGACATCACCGTTCCCGACCTGTCCGGCAGGCGCGCCGTCGTCACCGGAGCGAGCGACGGCATCGGGATCGGCATCGCCACGAGGCTCGCCGCGGCAGGGGCCGAAGTGCTCCTGCCCGTTCGCAACCCGCGCAAGGGCGAGGCCGCGCTGACCACGATCCGTCGGACGATCCCCCAGGCGAACGCGTCGCTCCGCGAGCTCGACCTGTCCTCACCCGCCTCCGTCGCAGCCCTCGGCACGACCCTGCGAGAGGAGGGCCGGCCGATCCACATCCTCATCAACAACGCCGGCGTCATGACCCCGCCCGACCGGCAGACGACCGCCGACGGGTTCGAGCTTCAATTCGGCACCAACCATCTCGGCCACTTCGCCCTGGTGGCCCACCTGCTGCCGCTGCTGCGCGCCGGCCACGCACGCGTGACCTCACAGGTCAGCGTCGCGGCCAATCAGGGCGCCATCAACTGGGACGACCTGAACTGGGAACGCTCCTACAACGGCATGAAGGCCTACAGCCAGTCGAAGATCGCGTTCGGGCTCTTCGGCCTCGAACTCGACCGGCGCAGTCGGGCCCATGGCTGGGGCATCACGAGCAACCTCTCCCATCCCGGGGTCGCTCCGACGAACCTGCTCGCCGCCCGCCCCGAGGTCGGACGCGACCAGGACAGCCGGAACGTGCGCATGATCCGGGCTCTGTCCGCCCGAGGCATCCTCGTCGGGACAGTCCACACCGCGCAACTTCCGGCCCTCTATGCCGCCACCTCCCCCGACGCCGTGCGTGGCGGGCTCTATGGGCCGCGCGGACCCGGGCACCTCGGCGGCCCTCCCGGAGAGCAGAAGCTCTACTCGCGCCTTCGCAGCGCCGAGGAGGCCCACCGCGTCTGGCAGGTCTCCGAAGAACTCACGCAGGTTCCCTTCCTCAGCAGCTGA
- a CDS encoding ABC transporter substrate-binding protein codes for MERIHQGRTVDRGRPTRRGVLRTGGLLLGALSAPALLSACGTNAAADGAGNVLRVSQPGDPKTLDPQKQGDMVSMNVLINMFDTLTTRGRDNQLHPRLALSWKATDARTWRFTLRPGVTFHNGEACDARAVAFSIERLLDPATKSPIVELRYVKGVRVVDRLTVDVHTTVHDPILPAKLSLFGGVILPPRHLSEAGDAAFAEHPVGTGPFTFVSWRRDHELRMRAYADHWNGRPSVDGLVFSPAPNASSSLAALQSGGVDLVAGLTPDAAEQLDGYSGVTLDGYTGIRTSYLSLNTLERGPLQDRRVRQALNHAIDVPLLIKAVLGGKATETPALVPRGAFGFDPTVKPFTRSLETARTLLAEAGHPHGFSTALTASNVDSNVAEALSGLLARVGVRARVNLLDPGTYATRLTSDNRGALGPIYLAASTVWTMDGQSIVQSNVRSDRRQSRWHSKEADRLIDIEELSESPTKRKQAFSDLQRLMRQEAPFVFLYQLDNIFARNDRPRWTPGSAGVLAMESAEVSC; via the coding sequence ATGGAACGAATTCATCAGGGGCGCACGGTGGACCGCGGCCGTCCCACCCGACGCGGGGTCCTGCGGACCGGTGGTCTGCTGCTCGGGGCCCTCAGCGCTCCGGCGCTCCTGAGCGCGTGCGGCACGAACGCCGCCGCGGACGGGGCCGGCAACGTCCTGCGGGTTTCCCAGCCCGGCGACCCCAAGACGCTGGACCCGCAGAAGCAGGGCGACATGGTGTCCATGAACGTCTTGATCAACATGTTCGACACGCTCACCACCCGGGGCCGCGACAACCAGCTGCACCCCAGGCTCGCCCTCTCCTGGAAGGCCACCGACGCGCGAACCTGGCGATTCACCCTCCGCCCCGGGGTGACCTTCCACAACGGTGAGGCGTGCGACGCGCGGGCCGTCGCGTTCAGCATCGAGCGGCTGCTCGATCCCGCCACCAAGTCACCGATCGTCGAACTGCGCTACGTCAAGGGCGTCAGGGTGGTCGACCGGCTCACCGTGGACGTGCACACCACCGTGCACGACCCCATCCTGCCCGCCAAGCTCTCCCTGTTCGGCGGAGTGATCCTGCCGCCCCGCCACCTCTCGGAGGCGGGCGACGCCGCGTTCGCCGAACACCCCGTCGGCACCGGCCCCTTCACCTTCGTCAGCTGGCGGCGCGACCACGAACTGCGCATGCGAGCCTACGCCGACCACTGGAACGGACGGCCGAGCGTCGACGGCCTCGTCTTCAGCCCCGCGCCCAACGCCTCGTCCTCCCTCGCCGCCCTCCAGAGCGGAGGCGTCGACCTCGTCGCCGGACTCACCCCGGACGCCGCTGAGCAGCTCGACGGCTACTCCGGTGTCACGCTGGACGGCTATACGGGGATCCGCACGTCGTATCTGTCCCTGAACACCCTGGAGCGGGGCCCGCTCCAGGACCGTCGCGTGCGCCAGGCGCTCAACCACGCGATCGATGTCCCCCTGCTGATCAAGGCCGTGCTCGGCGGCAAGGCCACCGAGACACCCGCCCTGGTGCCGCGCGGCGCCTTCGGCTTCGACCCCACGGTGAAGCCCTTCACCCGCTCCCTGGAGACCGCGCGCACCCTCCTCGCCGAGGCCGGCCACCCGCACGGCTTCTCCACGGCCCTCACCGCGTCCAACGTCGACTCCAACGTCGCCGAGGCCCTGTCGGGGCTGCTGGCCAGAGTAGGGGTGCGGGCCCGGGTCAACCTGCTCGACCCCGGTACCTACGCCACCCGGCTCACCTCCGACAACCGGGGAGCGCTCGGCCCGATCTACCTGGCGGCCAGCACCGTCTGGACGATGGACGGCCAGAGCATCGTCCAGTCCAACGTACGCAGCGACCGGCGCCAGAGCCGCTGGCACTCCAAGGAAGCCGACCGCCTCATCGACATCGAAGAGCTCTCCGAAAGCCCCACGAAGCGCAAACAGGCCTTCTCCGACCTGCAGCGGCTGATGCGCCAGGAAGCGCCCTTCGTCTTCCTCTACCAGCTCGACAACATCTTCGCTCGCAACGACCGCCCCCGCTGGACGCCGGGATCCGCAGGCGTCCTCGCCATGGAGAGCGCGGAGGTCTCCTGTTGA
- a CDS encoding ABC transporter permease, translating to MSALTLDKPPTPADTASRHRDTARLLRTVLRRLGTALFVLLCTATVSFFLVRLSGDPVKILLPPDATAHQESVLRASLGLDRPLFTQYLDYLWGLPRLDLGDSLVYGQPVSEILADRLPATIELAAAALAVTLVIAIPAGIFAAMRRGRRSDHTVMTGVLLGQSTPPFWVGILLILVFAVWLQALPASGYGTFANLVLPAVTLAVYSVAVVARLLRSSLIDVLSSDHIRSSRAKGFGPLKVVLRHGLRNASLPVVTVIGLEVGNLLGGAILTERVFSWPGVGQLTVEAISNRDFPLVQATVLFFAATFVVVNLLVDLSYSFLDPRVRTSR from the coding sequence TTGAGCGCCCTCACCCTCGACAAGCCACCCACCCCGGCGGACACCGCGTCGCGCCACCGGGACACGGCACGGCTGCTGCGCACCGTGCTCAGGCGCCTGGGCACCGCGCTGTTCGTTCTGCTGTGCACGGCGACCGTCTCGTTCTTCCTCGTACGGCTCTCCGGCGACCCCGTGAAGATCCTGCTGCCGCCCGACGCCACGGCGCACCAGGAGAGCGTGCTCCGCGCGTCCCTCGGGCTCGACCGGCCGCTGTTCACGCAATACCTCGACTACCTCTGGGGATTGCCCCGCCTCGACCTCGGCGACTCCCTGGTCTACGGCCAGCCCGTCAGCGAAATCCTCGCCGACCGGCTGCCCGCCACGATCGAACTGGCCGCCGCCGCCCTGGCGGTGACCCTCGTCATCGCCATCCCGGCGGGCATCTTCGCCGCGATGCGCCGCGGCCGCCGCTCCGACCACACCGTGATGACCGGCGTCCTGCTCGGCCAGTCCACCCCGCCGTTCTGGGTCGGCATCCTCCTCATCCTGGTCTTCGCCGTCTGGCTGCAGGCCCTGCCCGCCTCCGGCTACGGCACCTTCGCCAACCTGGTCCTGCCGGCCGTCACCCTCGCCGTCTACTCCGTGGCCGTCGTCGCGCGGCTGCTGCGCTCCTCGCTGATCGACGTGCTGTCCTCCGACCACATCCGCAGTTCGCGCGCCAAGGGCTTCGGGCCGCTGAAGGTGGTGCTCCGGCACGGGCTGCGCAACGCCTCACTGCCGGTGGTGACCGTCATCGGTCTGGAAGTCGGCAATCTGCTCGGCGGGGCGATCCTCACCGAACGGGTCTTCTCCTGGCCCGGAGTCGGACAGCTGACCGTCGAGGCGATCTCCAATCGCGACTTCCCGCTCGTCCAGGCCACCGTCCTGTTCTTCGCCGCCACCTTCGTCGTGGTGAACCTGCTCGTCGACCTCTCCTACAGCTTCCTCGACCCGAGGGTGAGGACGTCCCGATGA